The window tcgccatcaagcaTTATGATTACAGCTTTAGCTAATGGCATTATTTAATAGATGTTCCTCCACCAGGACCATGGGACGCTTTTGCAATCTCAGATGGACGTATTGTTACTGGTGCCAATCCCGCTAGTGCTACGGTCACGGCTGAAGAGGCTGTCAAGGTATTCCAAACTTTGTAAGATGTTTATACCTTTGCTTTTAATTTCGAATGGAATCATATTCGATATCAGAGGTTGAATTGTAAAGATATGTGTCCTCTCTTTCCATTAGATCCAAAGACGACATATCTTCTACCAACATCTGgctccttcatctttgaggCACACGGTGGCTCAAAGTTTTGACTGGCCTTCGCGGGACAGATGTAAGGAAGAATGTTTGGTGTTTGACATTATTCAACATTATAGCCGTCCTGCATGTGTGTTTCTGAATGCATTCTCAATTGCAATTGACTTTTTGAAGCAAGCTGAAAACTCCAATGTGGCGGGATATGGAATAGGGCACTTGCTCGGTAAAATGTTCCACACGTGTCTACTAATGTTCTATTAAAAAGCCACACGCCAATCTGGCGCCTACTCTCGGCTCTGCCGAGCTGGCCCGTAAACCAAATGCCGCTTCAAATGCCGCCGGCTATACGGAGTACGTCAGTGCTATATCGATCATTTCCCGCATAGCTTGGCATACAGTGACAAACTAGCTCTTCATTGCTGATGtcttctccctcccctcGAATTTGAACTTCAAATTATAAATCGACTCATCAATTGCTACAAGAGAACACCGCAATGACCACTTTTCATCTCCAATCGGTAGACAATGACCTGCGTGGCCGTCTTGCGTTGGTGACAGGATCGAGGTTCGTATAGCGAGAAAGGCATGGATGCAGCACCCACAGACTAATATATAACATCTTCATGCTTCAAGTGGTGGGATTGGCTCGGCTTGTGCAAAATCATTGGCCTCCGAAGGTTGCGATGTTGTTCTTCATTTTTCCTCTAGCAAGGTAGGTTACAATACATCATGCTTTTACAAACTAGCAACTAGTGGATTAACCCAATTCCAAAGGAACAAGCCGAAATATTAGCCTCTGAGCTCCAACGAGATTATCCGTCACAATTATTCGTTACCGCCCAATGCAATCTTACGTGCCGCGAATCCACACGCTCGTTCATATCAACGGTGCTGGCTACGCCGACTATCGCCGAGAAGCACAAAGCGATATCTGTGCTGGTTGCAAACGCCGGTATTGGTCGTCGCATCCGAGATATTAAGGACATAAATGAACAAGACTGGGATGATATGATGGAGGTCAATGTTCGCAGTCAGTTCGTCATTACAAAGTCAGCTGTGGAAGGGATGCGATCACAGGGCTGGGGAAGGGTGATTCTCGTAAGCAGTATTGCGAGCCGGGGAGGCGGGCTGAATGGGTGCCATTACGCGGCTTCGAAGGGTGCTTTAAGGTGAGATTGCGCTTTAGGTTCTGGCTACAAATTGCCTATGCGTGATCAACATGGTCTAACATATTACAGCTCGATGGGGCTGAACTTGGCTACAGTTCTGGCTCCAGAAGGTATTACGGTCAACATTGTAGGTTTCGTTTTAACCCCCTACGGCGATTGGACTTTCTGACGCATCCTTAGGTCTCGCCAGCCATGATCGGCTCTACAGGAATGATTCCTACTCCGAAAGAACGGTAAGCCGGAATAACAGTgcatttccttttctcttttcttgtcttttttgagCTAACGTCTAAGCATATAGAACATGGACTTCTAAATGTGACatggaggcaaagaaggagTCAGATCCCGGGCTTGCAATTGCTAGCAGCGTTCCGATACATCGACTCGGGGTGCCAGAAGAGGTGGCTAATGTGGTATTAATGTGAGTTTTCCCCCGGTCACAAAGCTGGGAAACGTCGGAATTCGCAATTAATGTTGGGATACAGGTGCGCAAAGACTGGATATATGACGGGGCAGGATATCTTGCTGGCTGGTGGATTAAAATAGATCAATGGTTTGATATCAACGGTTGAAAGGCGTCATAGCTTCTGTATTCATGTGATAATACATATAATGTCATGTAGATCTTCGCATTCTACTCATGTAATTAGATAGTCATAATTCCATCTAACCTGACGCTTGACAGCTATATGATTCTAGAGCCCGtttattttccttctctttaTACTTTCGCCAATACAGGCTTCTGTTCCGGTACCAATGTAAGGAATTTTCCTTTTGTAATCGCACTC of the Trichoderma breve strain T069 chromosome 4, whole genome shotgun sequence genome contains:
- a CDS encoding short chain dehydrogenase domain-containing protein — its product is MTTFHLQSVDNDLRGRLALVTGSSGGIGSACAKSLASEGCDVVLHFSSSKEQAEILASELQRDYPSQLFVTAQCNLTCRESTRSFISTVLATPTIAEKHKAISVLVANAGIGRRIRDIKDINEQDWDDMMEVNVRSQFVITKSAVEGMRSQGWGRVILVSSIASRGGGLNGCHYAASKGALSSMGLNLATVLAPEGITVNIVSPAMIGSTGMIPTPKERTWTSKCDMEAKKESDPGLAIASSVPIHRLGVPEEVANVVLMCAKTGYMTGQDILLAGGLK